A region from the Benincasa hispida cultivar B227 chromosome 12, ASM972705v1, whole genome shotgun sequence genome encodes:
- the LOC120068119 gene encoding 60S ribosomal protein L15-2-like isoform X2, with protein MRNPSCCVSAEAFPMGAYKYVSELWRKKQSDVMRFLQRVRCWEYRQHPSIVRVTHPTRPDKARRLGYKAKQGYVVYRVRVRRGGRKRPVPKGIVYGKPTNQGVTQLKFQRSKRSVAEERAGRKLGGLRVLNSYWINEDSTYKYYEVILVDVAHNAVRNDPRISWICKPVHKHRELRGLTSAGKKYRGLRGKGHLHHKARPSRRATWKRNNTLSLRRYR; from the exons ATGCGAAACCCTAGTTGCTGCGTCTCTGCTGAAGCTTTTCCAATGG gGGCGTACAAATACGTGTCAGAACTATGGAGGAAGAAGCAGTCTGATGTGATGCGGTTTCTACAGAGGGTGAGATGCTGGGAATATCGCCAACATCCATCCATTGTCCGCGTCACTCATCCCACCCGCCCGGATAAAGCTCGCCGTCTTGGATACAAGGCCAAGCAG GGTTATGTGGTTTACAGGGTCCGTGTGAGACGTGGTGGTAGGAAGAGGCCGGTTCCCAAGGGTATTGTGTATGGAAAGCCAACCAACCAAGGTGTTACCCAATTGAAGTTCCAGCGCAGCAAGCGGTCAGTTGCAGAAGAACGAGCAGGGCGGAAGTTGGGTGGTTTGAGGGTTCTCAACTCGTACTGGATCAACGAG GATTCTACCTACAAATACTATGAGGTGATTTTGGTCGATGTTGCCCATAATGCGGTTCGCAATGACCCAAGAATCAGCTGGATCTGCAAACCAGTCCACAAGCACAGGGAGCTCAGAGGACTTACATCCGCCGGCAAGAAGTACAGGGGACTTCGAG GAAAAGGACACTTGCACCACAAGGCCAGGCCTTCTCGCAGAGCGACCTGGAAGAGGAACAACACTCTCTCCCTGCGTCGTTATCGTTGA
- the LOC120068119 gene encoding 60S ribosomal protein L15-2-like isoform X1, with protein sequence MRNPSCCVSAEAFPMGAYKYVSELWRKKQSDVMRFLQRVRCWEYRQHPSIVRVTHPTRPDKARRLGYKAKQGYVVYRVRVRRGGRKRPVPKGIVYGKPTNQGVTQLKFQRSKRSVAEERAGRKLGGLRVLNSYWINEDSTYKYYEVILVDVAHNAVRNDPRISWICKPVHKHRELRGLTSAGKKYRGLRGKGHLHHKARPSRRATWKRNNTLSLRRYR encoded by the exons ATGCGAAACCCTAGTTGCTGCGTCTCTGCTGAAGCTTTTCCAATGG gGGCGTACAAATACGTGTCAGAACTATGGAGGAAGAAGCAGTCTGATGTGATGCGGTTTCTACAGAGGGTGAGATGCTGGGAATATCGCCAACATCCATCCATTGTCCGCGTCACTCATCCCACCCGCCCGGATAAAGCTCGCCGTCTTGGATACAAGGCCAAGCAG GGTTATGTGGTTTACAGGGTCCGTGTGAGACGTGGTGGTAGGAAGAGGCCGGTTCCCAAGGGTATTGTGTATGGAAAGCCAACCAACCAAGGTGTTACCCAATTGAAGTTCCAGCGCAGCAAGCGGTCAGTTGCAGAAGAACGAGCAGGGCGGAAGTTGGGTGGTTTGAGGGTTCTCAACTCGTACTGGATCAACGAG GATTCTACCTACAAATACTATGAGGTGATTTTGGTCGATGTTGCCCATAATGCGGTTCGCAATGACCCAAGAATCAGCTGGATCTGCAAACCAGTCCACAAGCACAGGGAGCTCAGAGGACTTACATCCGCCGGCAAGAAGTACAGGGGACTTCGAGGAAAAGGACACTTGCACCACAAGGCCAGGCCTTCCCGCAGAGCGACCTGGAAGAGGAACAACACTCTATCCCTGCGTCGTTATCGTTGA
- the LOC120068209 gene encoding inositol 2-dehydrogenase 2, whose protein sequence is MASHSTIKYGIIGVGMMGREHLLNLYHLRDQGVAVVAIADPHASSQRQALDLAHSLGWQIEVFSGHQELLDSGLCDVLVVSTPNMTHYQILMDIINHPRPHHVLVEKPLCTTVAHCKEVVIAAKKREGILVQVGLEYRYMPPVAKLIDIVKSGNLGQVKMVAIREHRFPFLVKVNNWNRFNINTGGTLVEKCCHFFDLMRLFAGANPIRLMASGAIDVNHKDEMYDGKIPDILDNAYVIVEFDNGSRGMLDLCMFAEGSKNEQEISVVGDIGKGEAFVPENIVRFGTRVSGRNGVKTLETEDDRIKYEGLHHGSSYLEHLNFLWALGGRAGQVPAVDLQDGLISVAMGVAAQLSIQSGRFVTIAEVMD, encoded by the exons ATGGCTTCTCACTCAACAATCAAGTACGGAATCATTGGAGTGGGAATGATGGGCCGAGAACATCTCCTTAATCTCTACCATCTTCGCGATCAAGGCGTCGCCGTTGTCGCCATAGCTGACCCTCACGCTTCTTCACAGCGGCAAGCTCTTGATTTAGCTCACTCACTGGGCTGGCAAATAGAG GTTTTCTCAGGGCACCAAGAGCTTTTGGATAGTGGACTTTGTGATGTATTGGTTGTTTCAACTCCAAATATGACTCACTATCAAATTCTCATGGATATCATCAATCATCCTAGACCTCATCATGTACTTGTGGAGAAGCCATTATGCACAACAGTTGCTCACTGCAAAGAG GTTGTAATTGCCGCAAAAAAGAGGGAGGGTATTCTGGTTCAAGTTGGACTGGAATACAGATACATGCCACCAGTTGCTAAACTGATTGACATAGTGAAGAGTGGAAATCTAGGACAAGTTAAAATGGTGGCAATTCGTGAGCATCGGTTTCCTTTCTTGGTTAAG GTCAACAACTGGAATCGATTCAATATTAATACTGGGGGGACTCTGGTGGAGAAATGCTGCCATTTCTTTGATCTTATGAGACTGTTTGCGGGTGCAAATCCTATCCGTTTAATGGCATCTGGAGCAATTGATGTCAATCACAAAGATGAAATGTATGATGGGAAG ATTCCAGATATACTTGACAATGCATATGTAATAGTTGAATTCGACAATGGTTCACGAGGGATGCTGGATCTTTGTATGTTTGCTGAGGGAAGTAAAAACGAGCAGGAGATATCGGTTGTTGGTGACATTGGAAAg GGCGAGGCTTTTGTCCCTGAAAACATTGTTCGTTTCGGCACTCGAGTTTCTGGAAGAAACGGAGTCAAAACGTTAGAAACAGAGGATGACAGAATCAA GTACGAAGGTTTGCATCATGGGTCAAGCTATTTGGAACACCTGAACTTTTTGTGGGCACTGGGAGGTAGAGCTGGACAAGTTCCTGCAGTGGACTTACAAGATGGACTAATTTCAGTGGCCATGGGAGTTGCTGCACAACTTTCTATACAGAGTGGTCGATTCGTCACCATTGCTGAAGTCATGGATTAG